In Pyrus communis chromosome 1, drPyrComm1.1, whole genome shotgun sequence, the following are encoded in one genomic region:
- the LOC137745345 gene encoding uncharacterized protein: MFVRKLVEKASKKPGGNSDIVKGSDIDPRVVFHHGIPSGCNLLAYDSIQKLLATSTKDGRIKLFGKDNTQALLESVNAVPSKFLQFMENQGIVINVNIRNHIEVWDIEKNLFADVHRFQEDITSFTVMQHSPYMYVGDSAGNVTVLKLEQEHIVQMKYTIPYSVSHGNNPTEVAGDTAVMHILPQPTAESKRVLIIFRDGIISLWDIRESKSVYTVGGNPLQSLHQEGKKVTSACWACPFGSKVVVGYNNGEICIWSIPRTEFPSESSTQSAPISKLNLGYKLDKVPIASLRWAYADGKANRLYVMGTSDFASSNLLQVILLNEYTEGRTIKLGLQLPEPCVDMGIISSFSEQSKHRQDCFLLLGNSGHLYAYDDRSIEKYLLQSQSKSSPSLPRDIMVKIPFVDSKITIAKFITQNTHMLSSADEDYLLLAKSFPSLLSFETKLKDGSQLNASRFTGFSKVKNLYITGHSDGAINFWDLSCPLLIPIISLKQQSEDDLSLSGIPLTALFFDLNSRLLVSGDQSGTVRIFRLKPEPYANVSSFLSLQGSTRKGNDHIIQSVKLSKVNGSVISVNINQSTGHLAVGSSKGYVSVIDIEGPTLLYQKHIASEISTGIVSLHFQTCSFHGFDKNILAVATEDSSVLALDSDNGNTLSTSLVHPKKPTRALFMQLLDAHDTLVNRSNILNGLDLIKGSSTVDDTTQKQFLLLLCSEKAAYIYSFTHIMQGVKKVIYKKKFQSSCCWASTFQTSNDLGLVLLFTSGKIEIRSLPDLSFIKETSIRGFTYSTPKPNSFSDSSICSSCEGELVMVNGDQEIFLFALSLHNKSFGLLDFFNSTYQKDLIVSQEELVAGCATPKEKKKGIFSSVIKDIVGSKPKNVPEIETADTRESIEELSAIFSTANFRVDAENTNHQVVDDDDLQLDLDDIDIDMDMDIPGEKPKEQNMLAALNKEKLTSKFMAFKGKVMKQMKSKNEKNSGKQEEQQDEKVGQVDEIKKRYGFSSSESNVAKIAQSKLQENTRKLQGINRRAADMQDTAQSFSSLAKEVLRTEQDRRNS; the protein is encoded by the exons ATGTTTGTCAGAAAGCTTGTGGAGAAGGCTTCCAAGAAG CCTGGAGGAAATTCTGATATTGTTAAGGGCAGTGATATCGATCCACGTGTAGTATTCCATCATGGAATACCATCAGGCTGTAACTTGTTGGCTTATGACTCCATCCAAAAATTACTTGCAACTTCAACCAA GGATGGCAGAATCAAATTGTTTGGCAAAGATAACACTCAAGCTCTACTTGAGTCTGTCAATGCAGTTCCAAGCAAGTTCTTACAG TTTATGGAGAACCAAGGGATCGTTATAAATGTAAATATCAGAAACCACATTGAG GTTTGGGACATTGAAAAGAACCTGTTTGCTGATGTTCATCGTTTTCAAGAAGATATAACCTCGTTCACTGTTATGCAGCATAGTCCATACAT GTATGTTGGAGATTCTGCTGGTAATGTTACGGTTTTGAAGCTTGAGCAAGAACATATAGTCCAAATGAAATACACTATACCTTACTCAGTTTCTCATG GGAATAATCCAACTGAAGTTGCTGGTGATACTGCTGTGATGCATATACTGCCTCAACCAACAGCTGAAAGTAAGAG GGTTCTGATAATTTTTAGAGATGGTATAATATCATTATGGGACATTCGAGAAAGCAAATCTGTATACACAGTGGGAGGAAATCCATTGCAATCACTTCATCAGGAAGGGAAAAAGGTGACCTCTGCATGCTGGGCATGTCCCTTTGGGAGTAAAGTTGTTGTTGGCTACAATAATGGAGAGATTTGCATCTGGAGTATTCCAAGAACTGAATTTCCTTCAGAGTCTAGCACGCAAAGTGCTCCAATATCTAAACTCAACCTTGGATATAAGTTGGACAAAGTGCCTATAGCATCACTGAGATGGGCTTATGCCGATGGGAAGGCAAATCGGTTATATGTTATGGGCACGTCTGACTTCGCATCTTCAAACTTGTTGCAG GTAATTCTGTTGAATGAGTATACCGAAGGTCGAACTATCAAATTAGGGCTTCAACTGCCGGAGCCTTGTGTTGACATGGGGATCATTTCAAGCTTTAGTGAGCAAAGCAAACATAGGCAAGACTGTTTTCTTTTGCTTGGTAACTCAGGACATCTTTATGCCTATGATGATCGTTCCATCGAGAAGTATCTTTTACAAAGCCAATCTAAGTCTTCGCCTTCGTTACCAAGGGATATCATGGTGAAGATACCATTTGTTGACTCAAAGATTACCATAGCAAAATTCATCACACAAAATACCCACATGCTAAGTTCTGCAGATGAG GACTACCTTCTGCTGGCGAAAAGCTTTCCATCTCTCCTTTCTTTCGAGACAAAACTGAAAGATGGGAGTCAGTTAAATGCATCCCGTTTTACTGGattttcaaaagttaaaaatttgTACATAACTGGACACAGTGATGGAGCCAtaaatttttgggatttgtcATGTCCACTTTTAATACCAATTATATCATTAAAGCAACAG AGTGAGGATGATCTTTCTTTAAGTGGTATACCACTTACAGCGTTGTTTTTCGATTTGAACTCCCGGCTTCTTGTTTCTGGAGATCAGAGTGGAACA GTTCGAATCTTTAGACTCAAACCAGAACCATATGCCAACGTGAGCAGTTTCCTGTCTCTTCAAG GAAGTACAAGGAAAGGAAATGATCACATCATCCAAAGTGTGAAACTTTCTAAGGTTAATGGTTCTGTAATTTCTGTGAACATAAACCAGAGCACAGGACATCTTGCTGTCGGGTCTAGTAAAGGATAT GTTTCGGTTATTGATATAGAAGGGCCAACTCTGTTATATCAAAAGCACATTGCAAGTGAAATATCCACCGGCATTGTCTCCCTGCATTTCCAAACCTGCAGTTTTCATGGTTTTGACAAGAACATCTTAGCAGTTGCAACAGAGGACTCATCCGTTTTGGCTCTTGATAGTGATAATGGAAACACATTGAGCACCAGTTTGGTTCATCCAAAGAAACCCACTAGAGCACTTTTCATGCAGCTCTTGG ATGCGCATGATACACTGGTAAACAGATCGAATATATTGAATGGTCTTGATTTGATAAAAGGGAGTAGTACAGTTGACGACACCACACAAAAGcagtttctgctgctgctgtgTTCTGAGAAAGCTGCATACATATACTCCTTCACACATATCATGCAG GGAGTTAAGAAGGTAATCTACAAGAAGAAGTTCCAATCATCTTGCTGCTGGGCATCAACATTTCAAACCTCCAATGATTTAGGCCTTGTTCTCCTTTTTACAAGTGGAAAAATTGAAATAAG GTCCTTGCCAGATTTATCCTTCATAAAGGAGACTTCAATAAGAGGCTTCACATACTCCACTCCGAAACCAAATTCATTTTCTGACAGTTCGATATGTTCTTCGTGCGAAGGAGAACTTGTTATG GTGAACGGTGATCAGGAAATCTTTCTCTTTGCTCTTTCGCTCCACAACAAAAGCTTCGG GCTGTTAGACTTTTTCAACTCGACTTACCAGAAAGATTTGATAGTTTCACAAGAAGAGCTTGTCGCTGGATGTGCCACtccaaaggagaagaaaaag GGTATATTTAGCTCAGTCATTAAAGATATCGTGGGAAGCAAACCGAAGAATGTACCTGAGATAGAAACTGCAGATACTAGAGAAAGCATCGAAGAACTTTCAGCTATCTTTTCAACTGCTAACTTTCGAGTTGACGCTGAGAATACAAATCACCAGGTTGTGGATGATGATGATCTTCAGCTAGACCTAG ATGACATTGACATCGACATGGACATGGACATTCCTGGAGAAAAACCGAAAGAGCAGAATATGTTGGCAGCTCTGAACAAGGAGAAGTTGACAAGCAAATTTATGGCCTTTAAAG GTAAAGTGATGAAACAGATGAAGTcgaaaaatgagaaaaactccGGTAAGCAGGAAGAGCAACAGGATGAGAAGGTTGGTCAAGTTGACGAAATTAAGAAGCGATATGGATTTTCGTCAAGT GAATCAAACGTTGCTAAAATAGCACAAAGCAAGCTGCAGGAGAATACGAGAAAGTTGCAGGGCATTAACCGAAGAGCTGCAGATATGCAAGACACAGCTCAATCATTCTCATCCTTGGCGAAAGAAGTGTTGCGAACCGAACAGGATAGGCGAAACTCATGA
- the LOC137713550 gene encoding uncharacterized protein isoform X2 encodes MVGPGKCLLVTGPPGVGKSTLVMRVFETLKASYPNLKIQGEVREGSERVGFQVVTLDGRTAPLSSSTISSPESLRWPTVGKYKVDLASFESLALPELQVREDTDLFIVDEVGKMELFSSSFFPCVLRILESNVPFLATVPIPKFGRDIPAVARLKNHPGATMFTLSKSNRDAVKEEIYSQLVALLSKQ; translated from the exons ATGGTCGGCCCCGGAAAGTGCTTGCTGGTGACCGGACCTCCT GGTGTGGGCAAAAGCACTTTAGTAATGAGAGTGTTTGAAACCCTAAAAGCATCATATCCAAACTTAAAAATTCAGG GTGAGGTTAGAGAAGGAAGTGAGAGAGTGGGGTTCCAGGTGGTCACGTTGGACGGCCGTACAGCTCCCCTCTCCTCCTCCACCATTTCCAG CCCAGAGTCTTTGAGATGGCCTACTGTGGGGAAGTACAAAGTCGATCTTGCATCGTTTGAGTCACTGGCACTGCCTGAATTGCAG GTAAGAGAAGATACTGATCTATTCATCGTTGATGAAGTTGGGAAGATGGAGTTATTCAGTTCATCGTtcttcccttgtgttttaaGGATTCTGGAGTCCAATGTCCCTTTTTTGGCCACGGTCCCAATTCCAAAATTCGGTCGTGATATACCTGCAG TTGCAAGGTTGAAGAATCATCCGGGGGCAACAATGTTTACGCTGAGCAAAAGTAACAGGGATGCTGTTAAAGAAGAGATATACTCCCAGTTGGTAGCTTTGTTGAGTAAACAATAA
- the LOC137728556 gene encoding high mobility group B protein 3-like — MGKARAAAPKRDTKLKTKSTGASKKPAKKAGKDPNKPKRPASAFFVFMEEFREKYKKDHPNNKSVAAVGKAGGEKWKSLSDAEKAPYQAKADKRKVEYNKNIQAYNKQLADGPNEADEEESDKSKSEVNDDDDEDEDESGEEEDDDE, encoded by the exons ATGGGGAAAGCCAGAGCAGCTGCTCCCAAACGCGATACGAA GTTGAAGACTAAGAGTACCGGAGCGAGCAAGAAGCCCGCGAAGAAAGCCGGAAAGGATCCGAACAAGCCGAAGAGGCCTGCGAGTGCCTTCTTCGTCTTCAT GGAGGAGTTCAGAGAGAAGTACAAGAAGGACCATCCAAACAACAAGTCGGTTGCTGCT GTCGGTAAGGCTGGCGGTGAGAAATGGAAATCGTTGTCAGATGCT GAGAAAGCTCCCTATCAAGCCAAGGCAGATAAGAGGAAGGTTGAGTATAACAAGAACATTCAGGCATACAACAAGCAATTA GCTGATGGACCTAATGAAGCTGACGAAGAAGAGTCTGACAAGTCCAAGTCTGAGgtaaatgatgatgatgatgaagacgaGGACGAGAGCGGCGAG GAGGAAGACGACGATGAGTAG
- the LOC137713550 gene encoding uncharacterized protein isoform X1: protein MVGPGKCLLVTGPPGVGKSTLVMRVFETLKASYPNLKIQGFYTSEVREGSERVGFQVVTLDGRTAPLSSSTISSPESLRWPTVGKYKVDLASFESLALPELQVREDTDLFIVDEVGKMELFSSSFFPCVLRILESNVPFLATVPIPKFGRDIPAVARLKNHPGATMFTLSKSNRDAVKEEIYSQLVALLSKQ from the exons ATGGTCGGCCCCGGAAAGTGCTTGCTGGTGACCGGACCTCCT GGTGTGGGCAAAAGCACTTTAGTAATGAGAGTGTTTGAAACCCTAAAAGCATCATATCCAAACTTAAAAATTCAGGGTTTCTACACta GTGAGGTTAGAGAAGGAAGTGAGAGAGTGGGGTTCCAGGTGGTCACGTTGGACGGCCGTACAGCTCCCCTCTCCTCCTCCACCATTTCCAG CCCAGAGTCTTTGAGATGGCCTACTGTGGGGAAGTACAAAGTCGATCTTGCATCGTTTGAGTCACTGGCACTGCCTGAATTGCAG GTAAGAGAAGATACTGATCTATTCATCGTTGATGAAGTTGGGAAGATGGAGTTATTCAGTTCATCGTtcttcccttgtgttttaaGGATTCTGGAGTCCAATGTCCCTTTTTTGGCCACGGTCCCAATTCCAAAATTCGGTCGTGATATACCTGCAG TTGCAAGGTTGAAGAATCATCCGGGGGCAACAATGTTTACGCTGAGCAAAAGTAACAGGGATGCTGTTAAAGAAGAGATATACTCCCAGTTGGTAGCTTTGTTGAGTAAACAATAA